Below is a window of Littorina saxatilis isolate snail1 linkage group LG2, US_GU_Lsax_2.0, whole genome shotgun sequence DNA.
ttgtcgaagattgcttggccaaaatttcaatcaatttgattgaaaaatgagggtgtgacagtgccgcctcaacttttacgaaaaaaagaaaaaaacatccggggatatcattcccaggaactatcatgtttGCATTCATCGTATCTCGGATGTTTCGCTCAGTTTTTGTTTACTTTCGTATTAACTCGGGGTCTATATAGGGTGAACAATGTAAAACGTTATATTGAATTCAACCGACTTTGAAAAGATCGACGCAAAGATTTATATTAGGTAAGTTCGGAGATTCCCGCTTATTTAAAAATAACCATATATAAATCACTCCGCGTCGTTTCATCCGCTTCTCGTCAGTCTGCTGTTAGCTTTCCGCGAGGTCAGCTGTGTTTTTAAGCGTTCGTCTGAGTTTGAAGAAGGGTGGAGACGTTCTTTTTGGACCAGAACACGATGGCTTGTGCTTCAAAGATACCAGTGAGTTCTCTATTTGATTCTTTTTGGTGAAATGACTAGTGTGTTTACTCGCCGAAGAAAAGCAGCTTCTGAAATTGTAACGCTTCCTCGTCGCCATATTGAATCAGTAGAAATTCTACTCGGTCGCAGTAGTTCGCATTTTGACGAAGTTGAAAGAAAGGCGTCAATGTTAGATGCTGTTTTATTTGACAACTATGTATACTACATATCTTGTCTCATCATGCCACGTTATTTCTAGGTCGCATTTCGCAATATATATTTTGACAACGCAAATAAACAGGTTATGCATGACTATGAGTAGACAGAGTTAAAAATAGAGACGCGTAATCTACGGTCTCTGATAAAACGCTCGTTGAgtttcaagggaagtaactctccTGGTGTGAGAGAATTAAACCAGACGCGGTGGCTTCCCCCTTCTGTTTTTTTTCTACTTCTGATATTGCAGGCACTAatgcgcgtacacacacacacagacacagacacacacacgcacacacacacacacacactgtgatacaCGCACACTCTCTATGGCTATCAGTTTtcataatcaaaaaacaagaaaggttgttggaacgtttgttattgacaaaacaatacattcacagatatttcgacccaacggtcttttaagtgaacagataTCAGTCTTCATGTTCTTTTCCAGGCAAACCAGTTTGTCGGCAAAGGTCCTGGTACAAAGGAGCTTCCTGAAGACAAAGATCTCCTGAAGCAGCCATTTGCAGCTGCTCTTCAGGACATGGGCTTTGACAGGTTAGACCTGATTCTTCATGCTGCGAAACAGCTTCAACTGGAAAACAGGCCCTTGCAGGCGCCCACTGTGATGATTGAGGTGGAAGAACTGCTGGACTTAGAAAGGAGGGGGAAGAGTTTACCCCCTTTACAAAAACCAAGGGAACATGACTACTACGGGAGTGATGGAGAATCAGAGGGTGGGTCTATGGAATATTATGACGCAAATGACGGACACTTGACAACCTCTTCCAGCAAACATGATGACCTCCAGACAGACTGTGCGGAGCCTGAACCCCCGAGCAGATTAAAGGAGGCAGAGATGCGTTCAGAATTTAACCAAATCAGCAAATTAAAGGCTACAGAGCTGCCATCACCAGTTATCAGGAAAGAAGAGATCCCGAGGGAAGCAAAACGGAAAATCAGTGGCGGGAAAGATGCTCAGTTTCTGAGACAAAAGCTGCAGGTTCTTCGCTCGGAAAACAAGCGCCTGAAGGAACGCCAGCTTTGCCGAGATTGTCACTCCAAGCCAGTGTCCATCACATTTTTGCCCTGCGGTCACTATTCTTATTGCTATGATTGTGGTCAGCAGTTTAGCGCCTGTCCTATCTGCAGGAAGACCATTCTGGCCGATGTCAGAACCTTCCTTGCCTAAGTTTGTAACGTACAGGCACGTAATGCAATGGGGAAAATGTTCTTGTGAGTAAAACTCGTCATGATATGGAATCTTATTCTCTTCATAGTGACTTGATTCATACTCAATTTTTTTGTAAAtgtcttgttatttttttaaagttattaGTAACAGTTGTCACACTGAAAGCTTATG
It encodes the following:
- the LOC138960099 gene encoding baculoviral IAP repeat-containing protein 3-like, with protein sequence MACASKIPANQFVGKGPGTKELPEDKDLLKQPFAAALQDMGFDRLDLILHAAKQLQLENRPLQAPTVMIEVEELLDLERRGKSLPPLQKPREHDYYGSDGESEGGSMEYYDANDGHLTTSSSKHDDLQTDCAEPEPPSRLKEAEMRSEFNQISKLKATELPSPVIRKEEIPREAKRKISGGKDAQFLRQKLQVLRSENKRLKERQLCRDCHSKPVSITFLPCGHYSYCYDCGQQFSACPICRKTILADVRTFLA